One Scylla paramamosain isolate STU-SP2022 chromosome 5, ASM3559412v1, whole genome shotgun sequence genomic region harbors:
- the LOC135100643 gene encoding mucin-2-like isoform X1 yields the protein MTIVLQSWLMVGCIHSFLLFIPVLPYSNSVMLGLRSAIPALILAALVWRARSQDTTTTTTTTTDPPTTATTTTDPPTTKTTTTDPPTTTITTTDPPTTTITTTDPPTTTTTTTDPPTTTITTTDPPTTTTTTNDPLITTITTTDPPSTTITTTDPPSTTITTTDSPTTTTTTPDPPTTTTTTTTTTDPPTTTTTTTEPLTTTTTTTDPPSTTITTTDSPTTTTTTPDPPTTTTTTTDPPTTTTITTDPPTTTTTTTDPPTTTTITTDPPATTTDSPTITTDPPTTATITTIDPPTTTTTTTTTIDPPTTTTTSTDPPTTITTTNPPTTTTILTTTTTTSPSTTTQPLCPKDLPQYWTDCYGSYYRCQDCYVTCRGWRVPRPPFNATVGCLASHLCGEVNLDCSDPRNCRPVHRWVWGTRPRQYPGRSHWPWKGRRIF from the exons ATGACAATAGTCCTGCAGTCGTGGTTAATGGTAGGATGCAttcatagttttcttttatttattccagtCTTGCCATATTCAAACTCTGTCATGCTGGGATTGAGGAGCGCCATCCCCGCGCTAATTCTGGCCGCTCTAGTATGGC gtgccaGGAGTCAagatactaccaccaccaccaccaccacaactgacCCACCCACAACCGCGACCACTACAACCGACCCACCCACTACCAAAACTACCACAACTGACCCACCCACTACCACGATCACCACAACTGACCCACCCACTACCACGATCACCACAACTGACCCAcccactaccacaactaccacaactGACCCACccactaccacaatcaccacaactGACCCacccactaccacaacaaccacaaatgacccactcattaccacaatcaccacaaccgACCCACCttctaccacaatcaccacaaccgACCCACCttccaccacaatcaccacaacagACTCAcccactaccacgaccaccacacccGACCCacccactaccacaaccaccacaactaccacaactGACCCacccactaccacaaccaccacaaccgaGCCactcactaccacaaccaccacaaccgaCCCACCttctaccacaatcaccacaacagACTCAcccactaccacgaccaccacacccGACCCacccactaccacaaccaccacaactgACCCacccactaccacaaccatcacaacTGACCCacccactaccacaaccaccacaactgACCCacccactaccacaaccatcacaacTGACCCACCCGCTACCACAACCGACTCACCCACTATCACAACTGACccgcccaccaccgccaccatcaccaccatcgacccacccacaaccaccaccaccaccaccaccaccatcgacccacccacaaccaccaccacatcaacagacccacccaccaccatcaccactaccaacccacccaccaccaccactatcttaaCCACGACTACAACCACTTCGCCCTCTACCACAACCCAAC CTCTGTGCCCGAAGGACCTCCCACAGTACTGGACAGATTGCTACGGTAGTTACTATAG GTGCCAAGACTGTTACGTGACGTGCCGGGGATGGCGTGTGCCTCGCCCTCCCTTCAATGCTACCGTGGGCTGCCTCGCGAGTCACTTGTGCGGCGAAGTGAA CCTAGACTGCAGTGACCCAAGAAACTGCCGGCCAGTGCACAGGTGGGTGTGGGGCACAAGACCTCGCCAGTACCCAGGGCGGTCCCACTGGCCTTGGAAAGGGCGACGTATATTCTAG
- the LOC135100643 gene encoding salivary glue protein Sgs-3-like isoform X2: MLGLRSAIPALILAALVWRARSQDTTTTTTTTTDPPTTATTTTDPPTTKTTTTDPPTTTITTTDPPTTTITTTDPPTTTTTTTDPPTTTITTTDPPTTTTTTNDPLITTITTTDPPSTTITTTDPPSTTITTTDSPTTTTTTPDPPTTTTTTTTTTDPPTTTTTTTEPLTTTTTTTDPPSTTITTTDSPTTTTTTPDPPTTTTTTTDPPTTTTITTDPPTTTTTTTDPPTTTTITTDPPATTTDSPTITTDPPTTATITTIDPPTTTTTTTTTIDPPTTTTTSTDPPTTITTTNPPTTTTILTTTTTTSPSTTTQPLCPKDLPQYWTDCYGSYYRCQDCYVTCRGWRVPRPPFNATVGCLASHLCGEVNLDCSDPRNCRPVHRWVWGTRPRQYPGRSHWPWKGRRIF; this comes from the exons ATGCTGGGATTGAGGAGCGCCATCCCCGCGCTAATTCTGGCCGCTCTAGTATGGC gtgccaGGAGTCAagatactaccaccaccaccaccaccacaactgacCCACCCACAACCGCGACCACTACAACCGACCCACCCACTACCAAAACTACCACAACTGACCCACCCACTACCACGATCACCACAACTGACCCACCCACTACCACGATCACCACAACTGACCCAcccactaccacaactaccacaactGACCCACccactaccacaatcaccacaactGACCCacccactaccacaacaaccacaaatgacccactcattaccacaatcaccacaaccgACCCACCttctaccacaatcaccacaaccgACCCACCttccaccacaatcaccacaacagACTCAcccactaccacgaccaccacacccGACCCacccactaccacaaccaccacaactaccacaactGACCCacccactaccacaaccaccacaaccgaGCCactcactaccacaaccaccacaaccgaCCCACCttctaccacaatcaccacaacagACTCAcccactaccacgaccaccacacccGACCCacccactaccacaaccaccacaactgACCCacccactaccacaaccatcacaacTGACCCacccactaccacaaccaccacaactgACCCacccactaccacaaccatcacaacTGACCCACCCGCTACCACAACCGACTCACCCACTATCACAACTGACccgcccaccaccgccaccatcaccaccatcgacccacccacaaccaccaccaccaccaccaccaccatcgacccacccacaaccaccaccacatcaacagacccacccaccaccatcaccactaccaacccacccaccaccaccactatcttaaCCACGACTACAACCACTTCGCCCTCTACCACAACCCAAC CTCTGTGCCCGAAGGACCTCCCACAGTACTGGACAGATTGCTACGGTAGTTACTATAG GTGCCAAGACTGTTACGTGACGTGCCGGGGATGGCGTGTGCCTCGCCCTCCCTTCAATGCTACCGTGGGCTGCCTCGCGAGTCACTTGTGCGGCGAAGTGAA CCTAGACTGCAGTGACCCAAGAAACTGCCGGCCAGTGCACAGGTGGGTGTGGGGCACAAGACCTCGCCAGTACCCAGGGCGGTCCCACTGGCCTTGGAAAGGGCGACGTATATTCTAG